The Solanum dulcamara chromosome 2, daSolDulc1.2, whole genome shotgun sequence region CCAACTGTTGTGGGAAAGGGTGATTGGGGCTAAATATATAGCAGAAGACAAATGGATGACCAAAGAGGTGATTACTCCTTATGGGGTCAGCCTTTGGAGGTCCATTAGGAATTTGTGGGATGAAGTGAAGAACAACTCAAAGGTGAAAGTTTTTGATGGGAGAAAAACCATGTTTTGGAAGGATAACTGGCATGAGAAAGGCAACTTGGAAGAGTTATTTCCTGATGTTTACAATTTAGTTACATTTCAACAAGTGTTTATAGCAGACTTATGGTCACTACAGGGGTGGAACTTCAACTTCAGAAGACAGCTCAATGACTGGGAGGTTCAGAGAGTAGCTGAATTTCTCACCACAGTGAAGCATTTCAATGGACTTCAAACAAGGGAGGATTTTCTATGGTGGACAGGAAACAATAGAGGAGTATACAAAGTCAATAGAGCTTATAAACTGATGGATCAGACAACCCGACAAATTACTAATTGGCCATGGAAACAAATATGGAAAAGCAGAATACCCCATAAAATATCTTGCTTTGTCTGGTTGTTGGCCTAAGAACCAACTCTTACTCAAGACAATGTCATGAAGAGAGGGATAACCTTATACTCTAGATGTTTTCTTTGTGGGGAGACTTTAGAGACTGTTAACCATCTGTTTCTACACTGCAAGTACACTCAACAATTATGGAGAATCTTTTTGAGTCTGAAAGGCATTTCCTGGACTATGCCTAGGAAAGTTTCTGAGGCTTTAAAGAGTTGGGAGGAAGCAGGAGTACTGCCAAAAGACAGAGGCAGATGGAGACTTATCCCTGCTGCAATATGGTGGGCAATATGGAAAGAGAGGAACTCTAGGTGTTTTGAGAGCATAGAGAACAACGTGCAGAGAGTGAAGCTCAACTGCATTTTGCTATTATGTTTTTGGTGTAATCAGTTATATTCAAATGATACTGTCTCTTTAATTGATGTTTTAGACTCAATTTAGCCATAGAGCAGTAAGAATTGGGGCCACTTGTATATAAGGTTTCAGCACAACCCATGTATTGTTTTGTGATATAATACAAAGTTACCAAGttcaaaaaaaagaatgaagagACTTGTGGCCATATATGGTGCTGATGAACACTGCCAAGAAAATAGTACAGGTAATGAAGGCCACCTTCATATCCTATAACTTTTGGGATACAGGAACAATGATTAACCAACTGAACAAACTGAAAGGCTTTAACATTTGAGCCTAacagaaaaaaaacaaaaaataagaagTTAGAAAGAGATAGAAAATGTTGGCATTACGCTTACCATCCAAGAAACATCACAAGTAAGATTAGAACTACAgagcatttttttcttttttgggataagtcaaaaaataatttctatttttttaatcaggAAGTCAAGAAGTTCCATTAATAAACACCAAGTCGGTGTCAACAAATAAGATTTGCAAGTGACTATGCTTGAGTCATACATTTTCCACCAACTTCGACAACTATTCATTCAACTCCTTACACCAAAAATACAAgtcaaatgaaaaaaatctcTTAAAGCTTTCTACACCACTCATTTGAAACAATCTCCTATTCTTGGGCATAAGGGGTATGAATGTAGCATTGAGGCTTCTTTCAAAACCTTCTTTTTCATAGAAGTTTTGGAAGGCATTAATGATGCCCTGCTTCACCATTTCCCAGCAATTAATGAAGAAACCCATGGTGAAACCATCTAGGCAAGGTGCTTTATCAGTTTGCACACATTTTTAAACATCTCAAGGCTTTATCTTCTTCAAATTAAATTTACTCAGGGACTCCTTTTCCTCCTCCGATAATACTAGACAGTTTGTAAAGTGACAATAAGGTCTCTCTTTACACTTTCTTAGTATAACTTCTAGTAGTAGTCAACTATTTCTCCTTCAATTATGGCTGGTTCCTGAGTTAGTTCACCCTGTATAGAAGCGGGTCAATATTGTTGTATCTCTTATGTGCATTTGCCATTTTGTGAAAGATCTTAGTATTTCTATCACCTTCTTTTAACCAAGGACCTTGATTTGTGCCTCCACGatgtttcttcatttttaatgaatttttcaTATTCCATGGTAACTGCTGCCCTCCTAAACTGTCTCCTTTTCTGTTAGAATTCTGTCTTCAAGAATTCTTGAAGTTCTGCTATCTTCCCTAACAGTTTCTTCATTTGAGAGCCCAAATCTCCGTGTTTACTCTTACTCCATTAATTAAGCTTagtttttaaagtttttaaCTTACAAGCCAGTATGAAGTCAGGTCTTCCAGTGAAGTTAAACGAATTCCACCATTCTCTAATTCTATCAGTGAATCCTTCTGAACCTAGCCACCAattttcaaacttgaaataagTTTTGTTCATGTTCCAAGAACCAGCTTGCAAGTCTTAGTGGAGTGTGATCCCACTCTTCAGAGATCAAAATCCTGTCAATCCTAGAGGCTATTACTTGGTTACCCCTTTTAAACCAGGTGAAAGTGGCATCCTCCAGTTGAAGATTAATAAGGTTCTTAGTGTACTACTGAATTTAAAATCCTTGCCAACCTGAGTTTGAAAATCAATGAGAAAATAAACTAGCTAGTCCACTAAACTACTTTAATATCCAGGAGAACCCAGCTATATTTTTTTCGGGATAATCAAGAAATCTCCAAAGGCCACTGGTGCATGGTTCGAAGCTCGATGGTGATGCACCTCGcagttttaaaaaatcaacttGCTTTGTAGCTGTCActaaagaaaagcaagatccaCAAGTATGAACTTTTGTAAATTAACTTTTCCCCGAGCACACCACTTTTTTGGTGAAGGTTATCAATAGAAATGTTAAAAGAGTATAAAGAAACGAATCAGGAACAAATATTACCTCGGCTACAATTTCATCTTTTCCAATAGGTTCCTGAATGAAAGTCCTACCACTGTCATCTTTCGCCAATGGTTTCTTCGCAAGCTTTCTTAGCACCTGAAAGAAATTTGCCGATCAGAAAAAAGATATAGAAGCGAATAACTACGATAGCCCAAAGGTATCTGAGACTGTTACAAAGAACCAAGGGATAACTCTTGAATCTTGAAAACGCTATCAGTATAGCAAGATCCTGTCACTGCTATAATAACTTTATACCAGTTATGTTAGGGTGTCAATATCAACAGTTTGTGTGAGCTAAAAGATGATCAGATAGCTTTACTTTCCTCTTCTGTATTCTCTTTCAGAAGAAATAGCAGGGATAACACCGGATAGTAAAAAGTTCATGATGAATTATAAGACTACTGATAATCATTAATGGAGACTGTTTCAAAATTCCAAAGAGCTTTAGCATTAGATACTGACCAGCATAGTTCTATCCAGGCGGTTTGCTGCCATCTGGTATTCTTTCATCTTATCTTCCTTGGTTGCTGGAACTATTTTAACCTCTTCAACTTCCTCGCGTTGGTAAATCTGGCAGAGAGGCAGCATACTTGAAACACTAAGAAGATGAATACATCATTTCACAAGAATGTGgtcaatatataaaaagaaatcaCTGAGAAAACCAATGTCATTTTACTTTATTCACAAATGGCACCACTTACAATGTGAAGAAATGTGAAGGCCAAACAAAAAGAATGTGTAGTTGAACGTAAGCATGCCAGGGTATACCACATACTCAACAGAGGTAAATTAGCACATTTATCCCAACATACTCGGCCTTTTTAAATGTAGGTACACTAagatatttgtttattctgtgACATAAGAAGTGAAAAATACgcagaggaagaaagaaaagaatctACTTCCTTTCCGTACGATGGTATGCCCAAAAATAGAAGTGCAACACATCAAAGCGCAATGACACAAATTATCAGTGCCCTCTTACATAATATATGAGAAACTTGTATCGTTATGCTAATAtcagtgttatcaaaagcaaCAAATGCAAAAAAGCTCTAGGGTCcattggggctttaagcgcaaaATGCAAATAAAGTGTGcactttaattttaaaaagaggCAAatggaaaatatatatatatctatagtccaagactaataattataagcatgaataacaaatacatggacaaataaattgaaaaaaaaatatgataaagtgTAGTTTCGcctcattggcaaggaaaagtatgTCTTAGAGCCTTAATGACTACACTTAAGTACACAATGTCAGAGGCAAAGTGCTCAACACATTTTGAGCCTTGTTGCAGTGCTTAAGTGCACCCTTGACAACACTGGCGAATGTTATAGTGAGTATGACATGGGCATAACAGCTGTACCTGCATTGCAACTGTACTTCAAAGAAATGACGCACATAAACAGGAGCAAGTTCCAAGGCTACTAGAATGAGGAAAATTCTGTGTGCTCATCAAAGGGTATACCAAATTCCTCTCTAAGGTACATTAACATCTCATACACTCAAACTTTCAATCAACATTTAAGTTCAGGACAGGAGAATAAAACGAGCAACATATCAAATTTCTGGCAATTACATAATTGTATTCAGAGCGTTATCAATACTTAGAACCGAACACCGACATCATAAATGGAAGGAAGAAAACCTTTCGCTGATCTTCCATGAGATGCCTGTACTTGTCAATATTAGGTACAGCGAGCAATTTGGGCATAAGATGGTTGCGAAAATATCCAGGTGCTACTCTAACAGTTTCCCCTGCTTTTCCAAGCTTGTCTATGCTCTGCTTAGGAAAACACAATATTGAAATTGTTAAAGGGTCAGTAGGAATTGTTAAAGGGTCAGttcaaatcaaataatatcgataaagaaaaagagagaatccGGACGCCATTGGTACATTGTCTGTGCAGTAATCGATACAAATTGACGATTGAATGAGTAAAATTACTTACAGTAGTGAGAATGACTTGTAGTTTTCTGTATCGAACACCTTGGGCGGCGTAAAATAGTGGATGATGCAAATATATTTCTCCACTCTCGCACTTCTGCAAGATAGAGGTTTTCACATTCTTCAGCTGTTGCCGGAGAGTATTCCTACCATATTGCAGGCAAGCCATTTCTCGCTCTTCTCTTGTGACGGCCAACGGCGAAAGAAGAGGAACAATGAAGTCGGGATTTTCTTTTCTGTTTTTTATTGCCCTTTACGAAAAAGAATGGTAAAAGCAATTCGCaaggatatgtatattatgtTAGAAATTTCACATAATACTATTGtgttaaatattttgtttttaatttataatttgtgttatattttcacttttatttgttttagatATATTGACTAGATGTATATTTTTTTGTCACACTGGATAGATTATCTTTTTGTCAAatagtttaataattttttgatattatatttataatattaatcttTTTGTCAAACATGGATGTTCATAGAAATTTTGTACTTTCAATTTTATGattaattgaattaaaatacactaatttaaaaatataaatcaattaatttttataatattagttaagaacgtatgtttattaattaatatattttcaatggacaatatatatcttaaatatttaatttaatattatttataaaggctcttatttgtctaatatattttttttaattttagacaagtaatttttatttttaaaatttaatataatcttaTGATTACACTTGTGCATCCAAACAGTACACTTATAACTACATTGTGGCAAACAAACAGGTCATTGTAATTACTAAGTTGTGTAATTATCGAACTGATAATTACTATCctagtaattacaccaatttcaGTTACCAGGTGGCTTGCCGAACAGacccttattgttatttaatggatcaaaaatattccttttcaaataaatatattattttttttctttttaaacacattattttcctaatgataattttttttaattagaaaatatttgtcTTACTTCAA contains the following coding sequences:
- the LOC129880618 gene encoding uncharacterized protein LOC129880618, with the translated sequence MACLQYGRNTLRQQLKNVKTSILQKCESGEIYLHHPLFYAAQGVRYRKLQVILTTSIDKLGKAGETVRVAPGYFRNHLMPKLLAVPNIDKYRHLMEDQRKIYQREEVEEVKIVPATKEDKMKEYQMAANRLDRTMLVLRKLAKKPLAKDDSGRTFIQEPIGKDEIVAEVARQISVHIEPEHLILDTPLHVMSEFEVPLRMPRSIPLPEGKVQWVLQVKIRGK